The window CAGTCAGAGAAATAGTCCCCGCGATGGGAATGATAAAGGACGAACATGGTAATGTAATCCTAGTCGCCTATCCTACCCCAGAGAACGTATCGCGACCTCCACTACCCCAGGTAAGTTGTCAATAGGAGTGGGTTTCCAGGGGAAAGGGTAAAGGGGAAGGGGGAAGGGTTTAACATAAAACCTCACACCAAAATCATCTTTTTTTGAGGTGATATTCCGATTATATTAGAAGCATATCAACAAACAGAAGTCTCGTCGTCGAGTGTCTATTCATTATTTCCAAAGTCGCTCAGGAAAAATTTTTGATGTAAAGGTTAAAATAGGGGGGTGGAGTAACCAAAAGTAGCAAGTTATGGAAACATCTGTCAGTAAAATAATAATAAAATTGGATGATAAGAAAGAGATAGAGCGTCTAATTTCTATTCTGAATTTGGGAATTTGTACAGGACTTAAACAACGATCGTTGACTATTTCAGAAGCAGAAAGTTATTTATACAGTCCTTATACAATGGAACAACTAAAAAAAATAGGCATAGCTCAAGAATTAATTGATTTAATTCATTTAGGAACTGAATTAGAAGACTTAGAAAGCTTGCTTCCCGAGAAGTTAAATGATGGCATAGAAGAAATACAAGCAAAAACAATCGAATTTATGAAAACCAATTCGAGTGATTCTTCAACAGTTCCTAGACCTAAATGGTTACAAAAATTTGATTAACCCCAGTTTTTAATTCTTAACGTACTTATCCGCAACTTTTTGCATTTCCTCATAAACTCGTTTTTGCCAGGGTTTAATATTTAATTTTTCTGACAAAGATTTAGATACAACTAATCCTAACCCATATCTGTTGATGAAAAACTGTTTTTTGTATATCCAATCTTGAATGAGTAATTGTCTTTTTTCCCAAGCAGAAAGTTGAATTAGTGGTAATCGGGAGAATTCATAGCCTTTATCAACTAGATAACTACCCAATCTGGATTCTATTAATTGTATTTCTCGCTCAGAGAGTTTTTTTCTCCATTGATTAGCGAGTTTACCATCGGGCATTCCATAGGTGGTAGTTTTAGTATAATCAAACATTTTCTCGTCAAATTCAGTTCCCAAAAACTGACAAACCCTGCTTAAGGTTTCTACACTATTAGTCACTAAATCTTCGTATTTTACCTCTATATATTTGTCAGGAGTAAGACTAGGTTGAAATTTATCCCATAAACTTTCTGCTTTTAACCATTGATCTAATCCCGTCCAAACGTTGCCACCCCATCCCATGTTAATACAAGAAGGCGACACATCTCTAGGGTCACGCAGAAGATGAATAAAATGAGCATTAGGCCAAATTAGCTGTAATCTATTAAAAAATTCATGTACCGTCGCCCCAATTATTTCTTTATTGCCTTCTTCGCTTATTTGCCAAAGAAAACTATTGAGCAGTTCAGTATAATTTAAACTGGGATCAACAGTATATTGTTGTCTTCTAAAAATAAAATTATTCTCTAGCCATTGTTTATAAGTTTCTAGATCCGGAAAAGTTCCATCATCTTGAACAAATCTCACCGAGTAGGCAAACTCAGAAGACCAGGCTATTTTAGGGTGGCTAGAAAGCATCAATCTGAAAAGACTTGTACCAGAACGAGGAGAACCGACTAAAAAAAATGGTTTGTCTACAGAAGGATAACTATTGTTCATCGCACCTAGTTAAAAGTATCGAGGGTAATAATAACATAACTAACCATGTCCCAAGGCAAATTATTAATAAATTTAGCTGTTTTACTCCCTCAACCTACGGGAATCAGCAACTACGCTTTGAATATCATTCCCTATTTGCAACAATTAGAACCAAAGTTATTAGTAGCGAAGCCCCAATCGGGATATGATTGTCATCTGATTCCTGAGAATTTAAGTCCAGCACAGGGAACTTTGGGACACTTACGACGTATAATCTGGACTCAGTGGCAATTACCTCGAATCTACGCTCAGGAAAAAGCTTCTTTGTTGTTTTCTCCAGTCCCAGAAGCACCTATTGGGGAAAAACTTCGCTATTTGGTTATGGTACATGATTTGATTCCCCTGCGTTTTCCTCGCCTTACGTCACCCTTAACTCCATATTTTCGTTACTATTTACCCCGAGTTTTAGAGGGAGCAGAACATATTATCTGCAATTCTCAAGCTACTGCTCAAGATATCGCAGAATTTATCAAGATTCCCCCAGAAAAAATTACTGCAATACATTTAGGTTACGATACGGAGCACTTTACCCCTAGAGAGAATCTACCTTCCCCATCTGTCCCTTATTTTCTCTATTTAGGACGCCACGATCCTCATAAAAATTTATCTCGCTTATTGACTGCTTTAGGAACGATCGCCCCCGATTGTACCCAAGAACTTTGGTTAGTGGGACCTACAGATAAACGTTATACACCCCAATTACAGCAACAAGCGATCGCCCTCAATATCGCAAATCGCGTCAAATTTCTCAACTATCTCCCCTATTCAGAATTACCGATAGTAATTAATCAAGCTACAGCTGTCGTTTACCCCAGTCTCTGGGAAGGTTTTGGGTTTCCCGTCCTCGAGGCTATGGCTTGTGGTACTCCAGTAATTACATCTAATTTAGCTTCCTTACCCGAGATAACGGGAAATGCGGCTATATTAATAGATCCTTACCAGATAGAAAGTATCGCTGCCGCCATGAAGCTACTAAGTAAAAATCATGAAGAGCGATCGCGCTACCGTCAACTGGGTTTAACCCAAGCTCGTCATTTTAGTTGGGCAAAAACCGGAGAAGCCACAGCCCAAGTCCTAGCTAGGTACGTTTAGTGGAAACTTTAAAACCCCATTTACCATGGCATGGCGCACGACTAAACTTTCTAGCTTTGTTCTGTTATTTGAGAAGGGTTTAATTGGTATAGCGATCGCCAATGCCTTAGCGTCACTTTTTTCACAGATGATACTCAAACCCCTTAAGCTAAAGCTTGAGTAAGAATCTTCGGCTCAATAAATCTAGTCCAGCTCTACCAAACATCTGAGGATGTCTTCAGCGTTGGTAGCCAGATCGGGCGAACCGCAGTAGAGTCCAACGATAGGGTCTTCATCGATGCTTAAGGGTTCTTGTTGTTGAAGCTGAACATATTGCCGCACAGCTTCATCCAGCAAGGCTTCTAAGGATTTATGTTGCTGGTCGGCAAGGGCTAGCAGTTTAGCTAGTGTCTCGGGGTTAGGTTTCCAGTTAAGGGTAATATCTAGCATGGAAGTAGTAAGCCGGTAGGGATAGTTTGCTCTGTTACTCAGTTTTTGCACTTAGGGCTATAATACTAAAAGCTAGCTGATTTTTAACGTTTTTTTATGGCCGGGTCCTCGAAAAAGTCTCATCACAACGCAGTAGACGACTATACCAAAGTAGATATAGACAAGCTAACGCCCATGTATCAACATTACGTACAGGTGAAGCTGCAATACCCTCAAGCTTTACTCTTGTATAGGGTAGGAGATTTTTTTGAATGTTTCTTTCAAGACGCGGTAACGATCGCTCAAGAACTAGAATTAGTACTAACCAGTAAAGAAGGTGGCAAAGAAATAGGACGCATTGCCATGACAGGAGTCCCCCATCACGCGATGGAACGTTACGCTCGTCTACTCGTGGAAAAAGGCTACGCCATCGCCATTTGCGATCAAGTAGAAGATTCTGCCCAAGCTGCAGCAGAAAAACGTATTGTAGAAAGACAGATTACTAAACTTCTCACCCCGGGAACTCTTACCGATGGGGAAATGCTTTCAGCTAAACAGAATAATTTTTTAGCCTCTGTAGTAGTGACTGGAGAACATTGGGGTTTAGCCTACGCTGACATTTCTACAGGGGAATTTTTTACCACCCAGTCGAGTAATTTAGAAGATTTAACGCTAGAATTGCGGCGTTTACAGCCTGCAGAAGTATTATTTCCTACCAATAGCCCAGACATTCACGGATTACTACGTCCAGGGGAGAAATCCTCCCAATTACCCGATTATTTGCCAGATAATTTCTGCTATTCCCTGCGATCGCAAACACCCTTTGCACTACCCGAAGCTAAACCCCGTCTCCTCAGCTATTTTGATGTACGTTCCCTCGAAGGATTAGGTTGCGCACATCTACCCCTGGGAATACGCGCCGCAGGAGGTTTGCTGCAATACATCGAAGAAACCCAAAAAGCCCATCAAGTACCCCTACAACCCCTGCGCACTTACAATCTAGCAGACTATTTAATCCTAGATCCCCAAACCCGTCGTAATTTAGAAATTACCCAAACTGTCCGCGACGGTATCTTTCACGGTTCCCTCTTGTGGGCTTTAGATCGCACCTGTACTGCCATGGGAAGTAGGGCCTTACGTCGTTGGCTATTACAACCTCTGTTAGATATTAAAGGTATTCTCGCACGTCAACAAACCATTAAGGAATTAATTAACAACTTGAATCTTAGAGAAGATTTAAGACAAATTCTCAAAAATATCTACGATTTAGAGCGTTTAAGTGGACGTGTCGCCGCAGGAACCGCCAACGCTCGCGATCTCTTGTCTTTAGCTGAGTCTTTAAGCAAATTAAACGAATTATCAGAATTAGTGAGTGGGGCTAAATCTCTTTACCTGCAAGCTTTACAACAGGTTCCCCCAGAATTAGAACAAATGGCTAAACGCATCAGCGCCCATATAGTAGAATCTCCTCCACAACACCTCAAAGAAGGAGGATTGATTCGGGATGGAATTAATCCAGAATTGGATCAAATGCGTCAAAATTTAGTAGAAGATCAACAATGGTTAGCTAATCTGGAGTTAACAGAAAGAGAAAAAACCAAAATTACTAACCTAAAAGTAGGATATAACAAAACATTTGGCTATTATCTCAGCTTACCCCGTTCCAAAGCCTCCCTAGTACCCGACCACTACGAACGCAAACAAACTCTACTCAACGAAGAACGCTATATTACCGCCGAATTAAAAGCTAGAGAAACCCGAATTCTCAGCGCTAGAGATGATTTAAATCAATTAGAATACGAAGTTTTTAGCGCATTGAGGTTAGAAATAGCCGAAAAAGTCCAAGAAATCAGAAATATAGCTAAAGCAGTGGCGGCGATCGATATTCTCGCCGGTTTAGCAGAGATCGCGGTGGAACAGGGTTACTGTTGTCCCGAAATCACCCCTGAACGCAAAATTGCCATTACTGATGGAAGACACCCAGTCGTAGAACAATCTCTGGGGGCTGGTTTTTTTGTCCCCAATTCTACCCAGATGGGAGAGTCTAACTCCGATTGTCCCGATTTAATTATTTTAACTGGACCTAACGCCAGTGGTAAAAGCTGCTATCTGCGTCAAGTGGGTTTGATTCAGTTAATGTCTCAAGTAGGAAGTTACGTTAGCGCCACAAAGGCTAGTCTGGGAGTATGCGATCGCATTTTCACTCGCGTAGGCGCCGTAGATGATCTAGCTACCGGACAATCTACTTTTATGGTAGAAATGAACGAAACCGCCAATATTCTCAATCACGCTACTCCTCGCTCTTTAGTATTATTAGATGAAATCGGTAGAGGTACAGCGACTTTTGATGGTCTTTCCATCGCCTGGGCTGTAGCTGAATACCTAGCCACAGAAATACAAGCTAGAACAATTTTCGCCACCCATTATCACGAACTCAACGAATTAGCCTCTATTCTCGAAAACGTAGCTAATTACCAAGTAACCGTGAAAGAAATGCCCCATGAAATCATTTTCCTACATCAGGTCCACCCAGGTGGCGCCGATCGCTCCTACGGAATCGAAGCAGGGCGCCTCGCAGGATTACCACCCCAAGTGATTCAACGGGCTAAACAAGTCATGGGACAAATAGAAAAACACAGTAAAATAGCCCTAGGCTTACGGCAAGGTATAACCAAAAGTAAACCCAGTACAGAACAATTAGATATCTTTGATGCTTAACGGACAAGCTACGAATTTTTTCCCATCCCAGTCTGTAAAAGTCTCAGTATCCTGATAGTGGCGAGGAGTTGCCAACATCAGTCTCCAAACTTCTTTCACCTCTATCAAGTTCATTCTCCCGGGGTAATGGGTTTCAATTAGGCTTTGCAACAAAGGATAGTAATCAGAGTTCATGTGAGGAAAAATATGATGCTCTGTATGGTAAGAAAAGTTGAAGTGCAATAAATCAAATATCTTAGGAACTTTTAGAGACACGCTGTTAATCAAAGGATCATTGATTTCCGTCATTTGACAGAGCATATGATTAGTATAGATGTAAAACATCACTCCACTATGACCTAACCACAGGGGTAAAAAATAACCTAATATTAGTTTAAGAGGGTGAAAATCCAAGTATGTAATTATCGCACCATGGATCGCCACAACTATTAATAATTCAGCTATGATTGAGCGACGTTCTCTAGAACTAACCGTAAAAGGTACT is drawn from Gloeocapsa sp. PCC 73106 and contains these coding sequences:
- a CDS encoding glycosyltransferase family 1 protein; this encodes MSQGKLLINLAVLLPQPTGISNYALNIIPYLQQLEPKLLVAKPQSGYDCHLIPENLSPAQGTLGHLRRIIWTQWQLPRIYAQEKASLLFSPVPEAPIGEKLRYLVMVHDLIPLRFPRLTSPLTPYFRYYLPRVLEGAEHIICNSQATAQDIAEFIKIPPEKITAIHLGYDTEHFTPRENLPSPSVPYFLYLGRHDPHKNLSRLLTALGTIAPDCTQELWLVGPTDKRYTPQLQQQAIALNIANRVKFLNYLPYSELPIVINQATAVVYPSLWEGFGFPVLEAMACGTPVITSNLASLPEITGNAAILIDPYQIESIAAAMKLLSKNHEERSRYRQLGLTQARHFSWAKTGEATAQVLARYV
- the mutS gene encoding DNA mismatch repair protein MutS — its product is MAGSSKKSHHNAVDDYTKVDIDKLTPMYQHYVQVKLQYPQALLLYRVGDFFECFFQDAVTIAQELELVLTSKEGGKEIGRIAMTGVPHHAMERYARLLVEKGYAIAICDQVEDSAQAAAEKRIVERQITKLLTPGTLTDGEMLSAKQNNFLASVVVTGEHWGLAYADISTGEFFTTQSSNLEDLTLELRRLQPAEVLFPTNSPDIHGLLRPGEKSSQLPDYLPDNFCYSLRSQTPFALPEAKPRLLSYFDVRSLEGLGCAHLPLGIRAAGGLLQYIEETQKAHQVPLQPLRTYNLADYLILDPQTRRNLEITQTVRDGIFHGSLLWALDRTCTAMGSRALRRWLLQPLLDIKGILARQQTIKELINNLNLREDLRQILKNIYDLERLSGRVAAGTANARDLLSLAESLSKLNELSELVSGAKSLYLQALQQVPPELEQMAKRISAHIVESPPQHLKEGGLIRDGINPELDQMRQNLVEDQQWLANLELTEREKTKITNLKVGYNKTFGYYLSLPRSKASLVPDHYERKQTLLNEERYITAELKARETRILSARDDLNQLEYEVFSALRLEIAEKVQEIRNIAKAVAAIDILAGLAEIAVEQGYCCPEITPERKIAITDGRHPVVEQSLGAGFFVPNSTQMGESNSDCPDLIILTGPNASGKSCYLRQVGLIQLMSQVGSYVSATKASLGVCDRIFTRVGAVDDLATGQSTFMVEMNETANILNHATPRSLVLLDEIGRGTATFDGLSIAWAVAEYLATEIQARTIFATHYHELNELASILENVANYQVTVKEMPHEIIFLHQVHPGGADRSYGIEAGRLAGLPPQVIQRAKQVMGQIEKHSKIALGLRQGITKSKPSTEQLDIFDA
- a CDS encoding DUF3969 family protein, with product METSVSKIIIKLDDKKEIERLISILNLGICTGLKQRSLTISEAESYLYSPYTMEQLKKIGIAQELIDLIHLGTELEDLESLLPEKLNDGIEEIQAKTIEFMKTNSSDSSTVPRPKWLQKFD
- a CDS encoding sulfotransferase encodes the protein MNNSYPSVDKPFFLVGSPRSGTSLFRLMLSSHPKIAWSSEFAYSVRFVQDDGTFPDLETYKQWLENNFIFRRQQYTVDPSLNYTELLNSFLWQISEEGNKEIIGATVHEFFNRLQLIWPNAHFIHLLRDPRDVSPSCINMGWGGNVWTGLDQWLKAESLWDKFQPSLTPDKYIEVKYEDLVTNSVETLSRVCQFLGTEFDEKMFDYTKTTTYGMPDGKLANQWRKKLSEREIQLIESRLGSYLVDKGYEFSRLPLIQLSAWEKRQLLIQDWIYKKQFFINRYGLGLVVSKSLSEKLNIKPWQKRVYEEMQKVADKYVKN